A genomic stretch from Populus trichocarpa isolate Nisqually-1 unplaced genomic scaffold, P.trichocarpa_v4.1 scaffold_780, whole genome shotgun sequence includes:
- the LOC7459869 gene encoding putative clathrin assembly protein At5g35200 isoform X1, whose amino-acid sequence MSGGGTQNSLRRALGALKDTTTVSLAKVNSDYKELDIAIVKATNHYERPAKERHIRAIFAAVSATRPRADVAYCIHALARRLSRTHNWAVALKTLIVIHRALREVDQTFHEEIINYGRSRSHMLNMAHFKDDSSPDAWDYSAWVRTYALFLEERLECFRVLKYDVEMDRPRTKDLDTVEILEQLPALQQLLFRILGCQPQGAAANNFVIQLALQLVASESIRVYQAINDATANLVDKFFEMQRPDAAKALEIYRRACQQAERLSEFYEICKSMYIGRGEKFIKIEQPPLSFLQTMEEYVRDAPRVTTALRDQFVDNKIASPKEILAIEYKKEPEVKEERPSSPPPPEPVKVEEPVAQPPDLLGLDDPVPVASELDEKNALALAIVPVAEQQSSPVPTHANGTTGWELALVTAPSSNESTAAASKLAGGLDKLTLDSLYDDAIRRSNQPVSYNPWEPVPVANPMMQAAVHDPFFASNTVAAPHSVQMSQMASQQQAFMLQQQQQQQQMMMMMMMGQQQQQPSNHFGNTYGSSVHPYGSGMPPVQAYNPYSG is encoded by the exons atgTCAGGAGGTGGAACCCAAAACAGTTTGAGGAGAGCACTCGGTGCCCTCAAGGATACTACCACTGTTTCATTGGCCAAAGTCAATAGTGATTACAAG GAATTGGATATTGCTATAGTGAAGGCCACAAATCACTATGAACGACCAGCAAAGGAAAGACACATTAGAG CTATTTTTGCTGCCGTTTCAGCTACTAGACCTCGCGCTGATGTTGCATATTGCATCCATGCTCTTGCACGGCGTTTATCAAGGACACATAACTGGGCG GTTGCATTGAAAACTTTAATCGTTATTCATCGGGCTTTGAGAGAAGTGGACCAGACGTTCCACGAGGAGATCATTAATTATGGAAGAAGCCGAAGCCATATGCTTAACATGGCCCATTTCAAAGATGATTCCAGTCCAGATG CATGGGATTATTCTGCCTGGGTTCGCACCTATGCCTTATTTTTGGAGGAGAGGTTGGAATGCTTTCGCGTGTTGAAGTATGATGTTGAGATGGATCGACCT CGGACCAAAGATCTGGACACAGTTGAAATACTGGAGCAACTGCCAGCTTTGCAACAGCTTCTTTTCCGCATTCTTGGTTGTCAG CCACAAGGGGCAGCAGCCAATAACTTTGTCATTCAGTTGGCACTCCAATTG GTTGCTTCCGAGAGCATTAGAGTTTATCAAGCTATAAATGATGCTACTGCCAATTTGGTTGACAAG TTCTTCGAGATGCAGCGCCCTGATGCTGCAAAGGCTCTGGAAATTTATAGAAGGGCTTGTCAGCAG GCAGAGAGACTTTCAGAATTTTACGAGATATGTAAAAGCATGTATATTGGGCGTGGAGAAAAGTTTATAAAGATCGAGCAG CCTCCTTTATCATTCCTACAAACCATGGAAGAGTATGTGCGAGATGCTCCAAGGGTGACAACAGCTCTGAGGGATCAG TTCGTTGATAATAAAATTGCTTCCCCTAAGGAAATCTTAGCCATAGAGTACAAGAAGGAACCAGAAGTAAAGGAGGAACGGCCATCATCACCACCTCCACCTGAACCAGTGAAGGTGGAAGAGCCTGTTGCTCAACCACCTGATTTGTTG GGGTTGGATGATCCTGTTCCAGTTGCTTCAGAGCTAGATGAGAAGAATGCCCTGGCTCTTGCAATTGTTCCAGTTG CTGAACAACAAAGTTCCCCTGTCCCAACACATGCAAATGGAACTACAGGCTGGGAGCTGGCGCTTGTCACGGCTCCTAGTTCAAATGAAAGTACCGCTGCTGCTAGCAAACTG GCTGGAGGGCTCGATAAACTTACATTAGACAGCCTCTATGATGATGCAATTAGAAGGAGCAATCAGCCTGTGAGCTACAATCCTTGGGAGCCAGTCCCAGTGGCTAATCCCATGATGCAAGCAGCCGTACATGATCCTTTCTTTGCATCCAACACAGTTGCTGCACCACATTCAGTGCAAATGTCCCAAATGGCCAGCCAACAGCAAGCTTTCAtgttgcagcagcagcagcagcagcagcagatgatgatgatgatgatgatgggccAGCAACAACAGCAACCTTCAAATCATTTTGGAAACACTTATGGAAGCAGTGTCCACCCCTATGGCTCAGGTATGCCGCCTGTTCAAGCATACAATCCATACTCGGGCTGA
- the LOC7459869 gene encoding putative clathrin assembly protein At5g35200 isoform X6: MSGGGTQNSLRRALGALKDTTTVSLAKVNSDYKELDIAIVKATNHYERPAKERHIRAIFAAVSATRPRADVAYCIHALARRLSRTHNWAVALKTLIVIHRALREVDQTFHEEIINYGRSRSHMLNMAHFKDDSSPDAWDYSAWVRTYALFLEERLECFRVLKYDVEMDRPRTKDLDTVEILEQLPALQQLLFRILGCQPQGAAANNFVIQLALQLVASESIRVYQAINDATANLVDKFFEMQRPDAAKALEIYRRACQQAERLSEFYEICKSMYIGRGEKFIKIEQPPLSFLQTMEEYVRDAPRVTTALRDQFVDNKIASPKEILAIEYKKEPEVKEERPSSPPPPEPVKVEEPVAQPPDLLGLDDPVPVASELDEKNALALAIVPVAEQQSSPVPTHANGTTGWELALVTAPSSNESTAAASKLAGGLDKLTLDSLYDDAIRRSNQPVSYNPWEPVPVANPMMQAAVHDPFFASNTVAAPHSVQMSQMASQQQAFMLQQQQQQQQMMMMMMMGQQQQQPSNHFGNTYGSSVHPYGSGMPPVQAYNPYSG, from the exons GAATTGGATATTGCTATAGTGAAGGCCACAAATCACTATGAACGACCAGCAAAGGAAAGACACATTAGAG CTATTTTTGCTGCCGTTTCAGCTACTAGACCTCGCGCTGATGTTGCATATTGCATCCATGCTCTTGCACGGCGTTTATCAAGGACACATAACTGGGCG GTTGCATTGAAAACTTTAATCGTTATTCATCGGGCTTTGAGAGAAGTGGACCAGACGTTCCACGAGGAGATCATTAATTATGGAAGAAGCCGAAGCCATATGCTTAACATGGCCCATTTCAAAGATGATTCCAGTCCAGATG CATGGGATTATTCTGCCTGGGTTCGCACCTATGCCTTATTTTTGGAGGAGAGGTTGGAATGCTTTCGCGTGTTGAAGTATGATGTTGAGATGGATCGACCT CGGACCAAAGATCTGGACACAGTTGAAATACTGGAGCAACTGCCAGCTTTGCAACAGCTTCTTTTCCGCATTCTTGGTTGTCAG CCACAAGGGGCAGCAGCCAATAACTTTGTCATTCAGTTGGCACTCCAATTG GTTGCTTCCGAGAGCATTAGAGTTTATCAAGCTATAAATGATGCTACTGCCAATTTGGTTGACAAG TTCTTCGAGATGCAGCGCCCTGATGCTGCAAAGGCTCTGGAAATTTATAGAAGGGCTTGTCAGCAG GCAGAGAGACTTTCAGAATTTTACGAGATATGTAAAAGCATGTATATTGGGCGTGGAGAAAAGTTTATAAAGATCGAGCAG CCTCCTTTATCATTCCTACAAACCATGGAAGAGTATGTGCGAGATGCTCCAAGGGTGACAACAGCTCTGAGGGATCAG TTCGTTGATAATAAAATTGCTTCCCCTAAGGAAATCTTAGCCATAGAGTACAAGAAGGAACCAGAAGTAAAGGAGGAACGGCCATCATCACCACCTCCACCTGAACCAGTGAAGGTGGAAGAGCCTGTTGCTCAACCACCTGATTTGTTG GGGTTGGATGATCCTGTTCCAGTTGCTTCAGAGCTAGATGAGAAGAATGCCCTGGCTCTTGCAATTGTTCCAGTTG CTGAACAACAAAGTTCCCCTGTCCCAACACATGCAAATGGAACTACAGGCTGGGAGCTGGCGCTTGTCACGGCTCCTAGTTCAAATGAAAGTACCGCTGCTGCTAGCAAACTG GCTGGAGGGCTCGATAAACTTACATTAGACAGCCTCTATGATGATGCAATTAGAAGGAGCAATCAGCCTGTGAGCTACAATCCTTGGGAGCCAGTCCCAGTGGCTAATCCCATGATGCAAGCAGCCGTACATGATCCTTTCTTTGCATCCAACACAGTTGCTGCACCACATTCAGTGCAAATGTCCCAAATGGCCAGCCAACAGCAAGCTTTCAtgttgcagcagcagcagcagcagcagcagatgatgatgatgatgatgatgggccAGCAACAACAGCAACCTTCAAATCATTTTGGAAACACTTATGGAAGCAGTGTCCACCCCTATGGCTCAGGTATGCCGCCTGTTCAAGCATACAATCCATACTCGGGCTGA
- the LOC7459870 gene encoding uncharacterized protein LOC7459870, producing MSWLFNSLQSNDPDSPPPHPPSPSVQDDLLVIGDSIGRQLRGVANFLAPPPPPPPSNTQAAKPQPFDSSSQSSQALLGIRNDLAEIGDSLKSGLSKFTSNFLQFKDINSKNSDGDDVAGINEEVIGFVKEISLRPECWIDFPLPLQNDFRMTDAQREHVLNVEHFVPSLAQLRNNLRSEMGDGRFWMVYFILLIPRLNEHDFEVLSTPQIVETRNLLLQKLQNKRNVKVESSKNSKSGTQGEITTSQEEITEIADATEGLKINEENSRQFSKEKIDNSTSMDNHKKLEDEQDVSFSDLEDDDSDFSIRLSASRKARSIRAPSPSGSSDWIQLNEGSDTQGGPPKARQSFSRDKDSDAESSDWHKVDEYD from the exons atGTCTTGGCTTTTCAATTCGCTGCAATCCAACGATCCGGATTCACCACCACCGCACCCTCCTTCTCCATCAGTTCAAGACGACCTGCTGGtcatcggtgattccatcggccGTCAATTACGTGGCGTTGCTAACTTCCTTGCTCCGCCTCCACCTCCACCGCCGTCCAATACCCAAGCAGCCAAACCACAACCGTTCGATTCTTCTTCTCAATCATCACAAGCTCTCCTTGGGATTCGCAACGATCTCGCTGAAATCGGTGACAGTTTAAAATCTGGTCTCTCTAAATTCACTTccaatttcttgcaatttaaaGATATTAACAGTAAGAACAGTGATGGTGACGACGTGGCGGGGATTAATGAGGAAGTGATTGGATTTGTTAAGGAGATTTCTTTGAGACCTGAATGCTGGATTGATTTTCCTTTACCACTCCAAAACG ATTTTAGAATGACTGATGCTCAAAGAGAACATGTGTTGAATGTTGAACATTTTGTTCCTAGTTTGGCACAACTTAGAAATAATCTTCGGAGTGAAATGGGGGATGGCCGATTTTGGatggtttattttatattgttgatTCCGAGATTGAATGAACATGATTTCGAGGTTCTATCGACTCCCCAG ATAGTTGAAACAAGAAATTTACTTTTGCAGAAGCTGCAAAACAAGAGGAATGTTAAGGTGGAAAGCTCCAAGAATTCCAAGAGTGGTACACAAGGAGAGATTACAACATCTCAAGAAGAGATCACTGAGATTGCAGATGCTACTGAAGgcttaaaaattaatgaagagaaTTCTAGACAgttttcaaaagagaaaattGACAATAGCACTTCAATGGATAACCATAAAAAGCTTGAAGATGAACAGGATGTGTCATTCAGTGATCTAGAGgatgatgatagtgatttttCAATAAGATTATCAGCTTCTAGGAAGGCACGGAGCATTAGGGCTCCTTCACCCAGTGGATCCAGTGATTGGATCCAACTGAATGAAGGTTCTGACACTCAGGGTGGTCCACCTAAGGCAAGACAGTCATTTTCTCGTGATAAAGATTCGGATGCTGAGTCTAGTGACTGGCATAAAGTTGATGAATATGATTAG
- the LOC127904869 gene encoding uncharacterized protein LOC127904869, whose product MLQPVEFEGSNDNNVTGLLRKRKLERGTGCIENNRPFQSNVQCAGVGSLAVGCQDNFGERNRVHGDGDVTIGKETGVVVGKSGHSLVEMSPKTGGSYVNVVVEGGRRNGSPVDEIKSHVGKLASIVAQKLWDGSLQLNSSVTVSLVAFFQSGEKMPDLKWSEFLEVKGKVRLEAFEKYVQDLPRSRNRGLMVISLRCKEGSSKSGLAGMKEVAKGYKKGKRVGFVQVSQGIDLYVCPRSDSIITILAKHGFFKGMAAVEDNQDSLIGCVVWRRNQASSSSVLEKSERKHGSLSEQPLKSPLDSSVERVDHKALSCCIQVGSRTDCTTLDGDENNNVEHKDIETKQVQTELRITSSTINNLLLTSTILSNSPSMLNGLQTSSTHDSASYLPAMGKLLQVGPLVMNNSEEKPKTSELCKHGSQLSTDIAKKPLHAPYDDDLPEFDFGTACGILQTPTSKPLHGVIADNKLPAEELKKILESLPQITPTVQSMLVSNQRELRDFNPPRLPLDTLLKMPVQRKICVDGMNVLPPNLEEKRMPVTTTSARPLKNLFDDDDEMPEWSPPDFELLRQHVSDTTRPSTTSTYSKVRNLIFERLPPGCPNNLLSSSPRSAYARFTPQAGISASHQLMSHNGRPAQPSLSSEYTLHGPNSSTVFNPNPLPRSGPPRDPFDAKLPVHHGGWNRRRC is encoded by the exons atgttgCAGCCTGTGGAATTTGAAGggagtaatgataataatgtgACTGGCTTGTTGAGAAAGAGAAAGCTGGAGCGTGGCACAGGATGTATTGAAAACAATAGGCCATTTCAGAGTAATGTTCAATGTGCTGGTGTTGGTTCTTTGGCTGTTGGCTGccaagataattttggagaaaggAATCGGGTTCATGGGGATGGGGATGTGACAATTGGGAAGGAAACAGGAGTGGTTGTTGGAAAATCAGGACATTCTTTGGTGGAGATGAGTCCTAAAACCGGTGGTAGTTATGTTAATGTCGTGGTTGAAGGTGGTCGGAGAAATGGATCACCGGTTGATGAAATTAAGTCACATGTTGGGAAGTTAGCTTCAATAGTTGCTCAGAAGCTCTGGGATGGATCCCTTCAGCTAAATTCCTCTGTAACTGTGTCCCTTGTTGCCTTCTTTCAAAG TGGTGAGAAGATGCCTGATCTCAAGTGGTCTGAATTTCTAGAAGTCAAAGGCAAAGTTAGACTAGAGgcatttgaaaaatatgttCAAGATCTTCCTCGATCACGCAATCGAGGGTTGATG GTAATCTCACTTCGCTGTAAAGAAGGGTCGTCTAAATCTGGACTGGCAGGCATGAAGGAG gttgcaaaaggatacaaGAAAGGGAAGAGGGTTGGGTTTGTACAGGTCTCTCAGGGTATTGATCTGTATGTGTGTCCTCGCAGTGATAGCATAATCACAATACTTGCTAAACATGGGTTCTTCAAGGGAATGGCTGCTGTTGAAGATAACCAAGACTCGTTGATTGGCTGTGTTGTATGGCGAAGAAATCAAGCATCTTCAAGTTCTGTTCTTGAGAAATCTGAGAGAAAGCACGGTTCCTTGTCTGAACAGCCTCTCAAGTCACCTTTAGACTCTTCAGTTGAAAGGGTAGATCATAAAGCTTTGTCTTGTTGCATCCAAGTTGGATCAAGAACAGATTGCACAACTCTTGATGGTGATGAAAATAACAATGTTGAGCACAAGGATATTGAGACTAAACAAGTACAGACTGAACTGCGTATCACTTCTTCCACCATCAATAATCTCTTGCTGACATCTACGATTCTCAGCAATTCACCATCCATGTTGAACGGACTTCAAACTTCTTCAACTCATGACTCTGCCTCTTATTTGCCTGCTATGGGAAAGTTATTGCAAGTCGGGCCACTTGTTATGAATAACTCAGAAGAGAAACCTAAAACATCAGAACTTTGTAAACATGGTTCACAGTTGTCAACTGACATCGCCAAAAAGCCACTGCATGCCCCATATGATGATGATCTTCCAGAATTTGACTTTGGAACTGCTTGTGGTATTTTACAAACTCCAACAAGCAAGCCGTTGCATGGGGTAATTGCTGACAACAAACTACCAGCTGAAGAACTTAAGAAAATCCTCGAGTCATTGCCCCAAATAACACCAACTGTACAGTCAATGCTGGTTTCCAATCAAAGGGAATTAAGAGATTTCAATCCTCCCAGGCTTCCTTTGGATACCCTTTTGAAGATGCCCGTGCAGAGGAAAATTTGTGTAGATGGTATGAACGTTCTCCCGCCCAATTTAGAAGAAAAGCGTATGCCTGTTACCACTACTTCAGCTCGCCCCTTGAAAAATctttttgatgatgatgatgagatgCCTGAATGGAGCCCACCAGACTTTGAGCTTCTCAGGCAACATGTTTCTGATACAACCAGGCCATCAACAACTTCTACTTACTCTAAAGTACGAAACTTGATTTTTGAAAGACTTCCTCCTGGCTGTCCTAATAACCTGCTCTCTTCTTCACCAAGATCCGCCTATGCTCGGTTTACTCCCCAGGCAGGCATCAGTGCATCTCATCAGCTGATGAGTCATAATGGGAGACCAGCACAGCCCAGTCTCTCCAGTGAATATACACTGCATGGTCCAAATTCATCGACAGTATTCAATCCTAACCCTCTTCCTCGTTCAGGACCACCTCGTGACCCATTTGATGCCAAGCTTCCAGTCCACCATGGTGGTTGGAATCGTCGGAGGTGTTGA